The Mycobacterium paragordonae genome includes a region encoding these proteins:
- a CDS encoding LLM class F420-dependent oxidoreductase, protein MKFGISTFVNDDSIDTVSLARAIEERGFESLVIAEHTHIPASRESAYPLGGELPKIYYRTLDPFVTLAAAAAVTSTIELFTGIALLIQRDPIITAKEAASIDLISGGRFVFGVGAGWNLEEMRDHGTDPKTRGALLDERIEAIKALWTDEPAEYHGKHVDFPPSYIRPKPVRQPHPPIYIGGNSNATMKRVVRHEAGWISNPFPIEEVTRRVEQLRGAAAYDVPLAMFGTPNNIEYWRAAEDLGFGQLALLLPTKPRDESLRLLDDYAARVAQYRG, encoded by the coding sequence ATGAAGTTCGGGATCTCTACATTCGTCAACGACGACAGCATCGACACGGTGTCGCTGGCGCGGGCGATCGAAGAGCGCGGATTCGAATCGTTGGTGATCGCCGAGCACACCCACATACCCGCCAGCCGCGAATCCGCCTATCCGCTCGGTGGAGAGTTGCCGAAGATCTATTACCGCACTCTCGACCCGTTCGTCACGCTGGCGGCCGCGGCAGCCGTGACCTCCACGATCGAACTGTTCACCGGAATCGCGTTGCTCATCCAGCGCGACCCGATCATCACGGCCAAGGAGGCCGCGAGCATCGACCTGATTTCGGGCGGGCGGTTCGTGTTCGGGGTGGGCGCCGGATGGAACCTCGAGGAGATGCGCGACCACGGGACCGACCCCAAGACGCGCGGCGCACTGCTGGATGAACGCATCGAGGCGATCAAGGCGCTGTGGACCGACGAACCCGCCGAATATCACGGCAAACACGTGGACTTCCCGCCGTCGTACATCCGGCCCAAGCCGGTGCGACAGCCGCACCCGCCGATCTACATCGGCGGCAACTCCAACGCCACGATGAAGCGCGTGGTCCGGCACGAGGCCGGCTGGATTTCCAACCCGTTCCCGATCGAAGAAGTCACCCGGCGCGTCGAGCAGTTGCGCGGCGCCGCCGCATATGACGTCCCGCTCGCGATGTTCGGCACCCCCAACAACATCGAATACTGGCGTGCCGCAGAGGATTTGGGGTTCGGCCAGCTGGCCTTGCTGCTGCCCACCAAACCTCGCGACGAGTCGCTGCGCTTGCTTGACGATTACGCGGCCCGGGTCGCGCAGTACCGCGGCTGA
- a CDS encoding TetR/AcrR family transcriptional regulator gives MTARERLIESAIEMLRRHGVAGTGLAELLEHSGTARRSVYVNFPGGKSELMTEATRAAGRLIDPALQGAGPDGDVRASLTAFVDSWKETLRSSDYTAGCPVVAAALGRTESPAAADAAGEVFTAWQQVIAQRLRDEAVAADEAESLATTIVAAVEGAVILCLAARSTDPLDRTARMLDRLVHRG, from the coding sequence ATGACCGCCCGCGAGCGCCTGATCGAGAGCGCCATCGAGATGCTGCGTCGTCACGGGGTGGCCGGTACCGGCCTGGCCGAACTGCTCGAGCACAGCGGCACGGCCCGCCGGTCGGTCTACGTCAACTTTCCGGGCGGGAAATCGGAGCTGATGACCGAGGCCACCCGGGCGGCGGGCCGGCTCATCGACCCGGCACTGCAGGGCGCGGGGCCGGACGGCGATGTGCGTGCGTCGCTGACGGCGTTCGTCGACTCGTGGAAGGAGACACTGCGCTCCAGCGACTACACCGCCGGATGCCCGGTCGTGGCCGCCGCCCTGGGTCGCACCGAGTCGCCCGCGGCCGCCGATGCCGCGGGCGAGGTATTCACCGCCTGGCAGCAGGTGATCGCCCAGCGATTACGAGACGAGGCGGTCGCGGCCGACGAAGCCGAATCGCTGGCCACCACCATCGTGGCCGCCGTCGAGGGCGCCGTCATTCTCTGTCTGGCCGCCCGGTCCACCGATCCGTTGGACCGGACCGCACGGATGCTCGACCGGTTGGTGCACCGCGGCTAG
- a CDS encoding nitroreductase/quinone reductase family protein, translated as MTKTADKTLQKFRRERAIGRYVLNPVVKGLSRLGLRTALATELETVGRKTGQLRRVPVSAQFDDNGAWLICQHGTRSGWGRNIVDNPNVRLRQGNRWRTGVATLRPDDDVVARGRQFGRLGATVVKALETTPVSVRIDFTG; from the coding sequence ATGACGAAGACGGCAGACAAGACGCTGCAGAAGTTCCGGCGGGAACGCGCCATCGGACGCTACGTGCTCAATCCGGTGGTGAAGGGGTTGAGCAGACTGGGTCTGCGGACCGCGCTGGCCACCGAACTCGAGACCGTCGGGCGCAAGACGGGACAGCTGCGCCGGGTTCCGGTGTCCGCGCAATTCGACGACAACGGCGCGTGGCTGATCTGTCAGCACGGCACCCGCTCCGGCTGGGGTCGCAACATCGTCGACAACCCGAATGTTCGGCTGCGCCAGGGTAATCGGTGGCGCACCGGGGTGGCGACGTTGCGGCCGGATGACGACGTGGTGGCCCGCGGTCGCCAGTTCGGCCGACTGGGCGCCACGGTGGTCAAGGCCCTGGAGACGACGCCGGTGTCGGTGCGCATCGACTTCACCGGTTGA
- a CDS encoding zinc-binding dehydrogenase, with translation MTADLPDTALELRSLVSSDGTLELSLHEVPVPKPGADEVLVRVEAAPINPSDLGLLVASADMTAATVSGTSERPVVTAPIGQSALKGLSARLDQSLPVGNEGAGSVVAAGSSEAAQALVGKRVAIAGGATYSQYRVVAAAACLVLPEGATARDGASSFVNPMTALGMTETMRREGHSALVHTAAASNLGQMLVKLCQRDGIPLVNIVRKPEQEELLKSIGADHICNSSSPSFAADLGAALRATSATLAFDAIGGGTLVSQILNGMEEAANATAAQYSRYGSSVHKQVYIYGALDTSPTVLTRNFGMAWGVGGWLLTPFLQQAGGETFARLRARVAAELTTTFASKYTREVSLAGMLQPEAFNEYVRRATGEKFLVTPHG, from the coding sequence ATGACCGCAGATCTGCCCGACACCGCACTCGAACTGCGTTCTTTGGTGAGTTCCGATGGCACGCTGGAACTTTCGCTACACGAGGTTCCTGTTCCGAAGCCAGGCGCGGACGAGGTGCTGGTACGCGTCGAGGCCGCACCGATCAACCCGTCCGACTTGGGCCTGCTGGTGGCGAGCGCCGACATGACCGCCGCGACGGTCTCGGGCACGTCGGAGCGCCCGGTGGTCACCGCCCCGATCGGGCAGTCCGCGTTGAAAGGACTGTCCGCACGACTTGACCAGTCGCTGCCGGTAGGAAATGAGGGCGCGGGCAGCGTGGTGGCGGCGGGGTCGTCCGAGGCCGCCCAGGCGCTCGTCGGAAAAAGGGTGGCGATCGCCGGCGGGGCGACGTATTCGCAATACCGGGTGGTCGCCGCCGCCGCGTGTCTGGTCCTGCCCGAAGGCGCCACCGCGCGAGACGGAGCGTCGTCCTTCGTCAACCCGATGACGGCCCTCGGAATGACCGAAACCATGCGCCGCGAGGGACATTCGGCCCTCGTGCACACCGCCGCGGCGTCGAACCTCGGTCAGATGCTGGTCAAGTTGTGCCAGCGGGACGGCATACCGCTGGTCAACATCGTGCGCAAGCCCGAACAGGAAGAATTGCTGAAATCAATTGGGGCGGACCATATCTGCAACTCGTCGTCGCCGTCGTTCGCGGCCGACCTGGGTGCGGCGCTCAGGGCGACGTCCGCGACGCTGGCCTTCGATGCCATCGGCGGCGGAACGCTGGTGAGCCAGATCCTCAACGGCATGGAAGAGGCGGCCAACGCAACCGCGGCGCAGTATTCCCGCTACGGCTCGAGTGTGCACAAGCAGGTCTACATCTATGGCGCCCTCGACACCAGCCCCACCGTGCTCACCCGGAACTTCGGGATGGCCTGGGGTGTCGGAGGGTGGCTGCTCACCCCGTTTCTGCAGCAGGCCGGCGGCGAAACCTTTGCGCGGCTGCGCGCGCGGGTGGCAGCGGAACTCACCACCACGTTCGCCAGCAAGTACACCCGCGAGGTGTCCCTGGCCGGCATGCTGCAGCCTGAGGCGTTCAACGAATACGTCAGGCGGGCGACCGGCGAGAAGTTCCTGGTGACTCCGCACGGTTAG
- a CDS encoding amino acid adenylation domain-containing protein — MADRERPLPLTRSQLDIWLAQETSGSGIPWQASFFAVIDGVIEPALIERAVQQAIADCEPLRAAIFEADGQVYQKVVDYPAVVVPFLDVSGTQDPVAETYRLAFSIQREPMSWAGPLFRFALYRTGPNQFFLFFCLHHVIVDGFSTVLLVNRIAAIYSAVAAGVPVPQSSFGTLRDLVSIESEYEASSDYQADRDFWIGNLPPHRDPVDYRSPDAGAEPDYYIAAQPVELDPVVVHQTDELAATLGIRRLSVIAAACGLLVQSWDGEPQVVLDFPVARRTSAKLKTIPGMIADVVPLTLTTPPTSSVADLCLHADSQIREIVRHQRFPVHTLSGPAQGVALNFFPPTSVPQFGEAPASLVYTNFGRGDRFGLFFMNTGQRLLVSTAGIGAPSDAFTGAALAGRLAALLRSMTTHPERRLSSIDLLDPQADRPLETWSNRTALTHPVTSGPSIPELFAAQVSRTPEAVAVTSADVALTYRQLDAASNQLASLLAGRLIGAGDVVALLLPRSGRAIVAILAVLKVGAAYLPIDPDHPQARVTLLLQDTNPVAVLTTGELARLVARYEVPVIDVDDPAIAAQPDTALPAPAAEQIAYLLYTSGTTGTPKGVAITHLNVAQLAMAPTPLNDRPKLVVTQCHSYAFDFSVWEIWSTLLHGGRLVVVGDDVTRSPNDFHALLVAEHVTALTQTPSAVAALPTEGLTQTALVVGGEACTAEVVDRWAPGRVMVNAYGPTESTVCVSISAPLTAGSRVAPIGRPLPATALFVLDRRLRQVPTGVVGELYVAGSQVGVGYWRRPGLTASRFVACPFAGTAAPGERMYRTGDLARWGADGQLHYQGRSDDQVKIRGYRIEPTEIATALVQSAGVDRAVVIAREDRPGVKRLVGYITGGADPEAVRAGLQERLPHYMIPAAVVALDKLPLTVNGKLDVAALPVPDYTITGYRPPATPLEEIVAGIFARVLGLERVGTDQSFFDLGGDSLLAMRAVAAVNAAVAANLSVRVLFDSPTVAELAPHVNTGTAPLLSLTSVVRPETVPLSLAQQRMWSVIQVQGPSAVFNIPWVLELRGQLNTQALAQALADLVCRHEPLRTIYPAVDGVPHQVVVPVDEAEFRWEIIDATSWAPDRLREVVASQARHTFDIATQLPLSARLYRRADDDHVLALVLHHIGVDGWSLAPLAADLSEAYRSRSAGQAPAWEPLPIQYIDYALWQRAYLGDPADADSMIAAEFRYWEETLADMPAPSTLSLVETRSLVETGSLVGADADAGATGFDNHGDTVDVLWPAALHRKVTTLAREHHATSFMVVQAALTVLLSRLAASDDVVVGIAVAGRGHPMLDELVGIFVNTVLLRVELSDDSDFVQVLDQVRTRSLQAFDHQDMPYGSLVDRINTARSFPPGPLTQVMLAWQNNKPAELVLGDLDITAIPVHTETARMNFLLSLAEHFTDSGAAAGISGVVEYRTSVFTRAAVDSIIERLQKLLTVVTADPRRPLPSILELDQPL; from the coding sequence ATGGCCGATAGGGAGCGGCCTCTGCCGTTGACCCGGAGCCAGTTGGACATCTGGCTCGCGCAGGAGACCAGCGGCTCGGGAATACCTTGGCAGGCAAGTTTTTTCGCGGTGATCGACGGTGTCATCGAGCCGGCTCTGATCGAACGCGCGGTCCAGCAGGCGATAGCCGACTGCGAACCGCTCAGAGCCGCGATTTTCGAGGCCGACGGACAGGTCTACCAGAAAGTCGTCGACTACCCGGCGGTGGTGGTCCCGTTCCTCGACGTGAGCGGCACGCAAGACCCGGTCGCGGAAACCTACCGGCTCGCATTCTCGATACAGCGCGAACCGATGTCCTGGGCCGGGCCCTTGTTCCGATTCGCGTTGTACCGCACCGGCCCGAATCAATTCTTCTTGTTCTTCTGTCTGCATCACGTCATCGTCGACGGGTTCAGTACGGTGCTGTTGGTCAATCGAATCGCCGCGATCTACTCCGCCGTCGCCGCCGGCGTACCGGTTCCGCAATCCTCGTTCGGCACGCTGCGCGATCTGGTCAGCATCGAATCGGAATACGAAGCGTCCAGCGACTATCAAGCAGACCGCGACTTCTGGATCGGCAACCTTCCGCCGCACCGAGATCCGGTGGACTACCGATCCCCCGACGCCGGCGCTGAGCCCGATTACTACATCGCCGCACAACCGGTGGAGCTCGATCCCGTCGTCGTGCACCAGACCGACGAACTGGCCGCGACATTGGGCATCAGGAGATTGTCGGTCATCGCGGCGGCGTGCGGACTTCTCGTGCAGAGCTGGGACGGCGAGCCCCAGGTGGTACTCGACTTCCCGGTAGCCAGACGCACCAGCGCGAAGTTGAAGACGATTCCGGGGATGATCGCCGACGTCGTCCCACTTACGCTGACCACACCGCCGACGTCCTCCGTCGCCGACCTATGCCTGCACGCGGACTCGCAAATACGCGAAATCGTTCGGCATCAACGGTTTCCGGTGCACACCCTGAGCGGTCCAGCCCAGGGAGTTGCACTGAACTTCTTTCCGCCGACCAGCGTGCCGCAATTCGGCGAGGCACCGGCCTCGCTGGTGTACACCAACTTCGGCCGCGGGGACCGGTTCGGGCTGTTCTTCATGAACACCGGGCAGCGGCTGCTGGTCAGCACCGCAGGCATCGGGGCACCGTCGGACGCTTTCACGGGCGCCGCGCTGGCCGGCCGCCTGGCTGCGCTGCTGAGAAGCATGACCACCCACCCGGAACGCCGGCTGTCGTCGATCGACTTGCTGGACCCGCAGGCGGACCGTCCCCTCGAGACGTGGAGCAACCGCACTGCGTTGACACACCCCGTGACCTCCGGCCCTTCAATTCCGGAATTGTTTGCCGCACAGGTGAGCAGAACCCCGGAAGCAGTCGCCGTGACGTCTGCCGATGTGGCGTTGACCTACCGGCAACTCGACGCCGCGAGCAACCAACTGGCGTCGCTGCTGGCCGGACGGCTTATCGGTGCCGGTGACGTGGTGGCACTGCTGCTGCCCCGCAGCGGCCGGGCCATCGTCGCGATCCTTGCGGTGCTGAAAGTGGGAGCTGCCTACCTGCCCATCGACCCGGACCACCCCCAGGCCCGCGTCACCCTCCTCCTGCAGGACACCAACCCGGTGGCCGTGCTCACCACCGGCGAGTTGGCCCGCCTGGTGGCTCGCTACGAAGTGCCGGTCATCGACGTCGACGACCCCGCTATCGCCGCCCAGCCCGACACCGCCCTGCCGGCGCCGGCCGCGGAGCAGATCGCCTATCTGCTCTACACTTCCGGCACCACCGGGACGCCCAAAGGTGTGGCGATCACGCATCTCAATGTCGCGCAACTCGCGATGGCGCCGACCCCGCTGAACGACCGGCCGAAACTCGTGGTGACCCAGTGCCATTCCTACGCTTTCGACTTCTCCGTCTGGGAAATCTGGAGCACACTGCTGCACGGCGGACGTCTGGTGGTGGTGGGCGACGACGTGACCCGCTCCCCCAACGACTTTCACGCATTACTGGTGGCCGAACACGTCACCGCTTTGACCCAGACACCCTCGGCGGTTGCGGCTCTGCCGACGGAAGGGTTGACCCAGACGGCACTGGTCGTCGGAGGCGAAGCCTGCACCGCCGAGGTGGTGGACCGCTGGGCGCCCGGGCGGGTGATGGTGAACGCTTACGGCCCAACCGAATCCACCGTCTGCGTGTCCATCAGCGCACCGCTGACTGCCGGTTCGAGGGTCGCGCCCATTGGGCGACCGCTTCCGGCGACGGCACTGTTCGTGTTGGACCGGCGGTTACGCCAGGTGCCCACCGGCGTGGTCGGAGAACTCTACGTCGCCGGGAGCCAAGTCGGAGTTGGATATTGGCGCCGGCCCGGGCTGACGGCATCGCGCTTCGTGGCGTGCCCCTTCGCCGGGACCGCGGCCCCGGGAGAACGAATGTACCGCACCGGCGACCTGGCGCGCTGGGGTGCCGACGGCCAGCTGCATTACCAGGGCCGCTCCGATGACCAGGTGAAGATTCGCGGCTACCGCATCGAGCCGACCGAGATCGCCACGGCGCTGGTCCAGTCAGCGGGTGTGGACCGCGCGGTCGTCATCGCCCGCGAAGACCGTCCCGGCGTCAAACGCCTGGTGGGCTACATCACCGGTGGAGCGGACCCCGAAGCGGTGCGGGCCGGGCTCCAAGAACGCTTGCCCCACTACATGATTCCGGCGGCCGTGGTGGCGCTCGACAAGTTGCCGCTGACCGTCAACGGCAAACTCGATGTCGCCGCCCTGCCCGTCCCCGACTACACGATTACCGGGTATCGGCCACCGGCCACGCCGCTTGAGGAAATCGTGGCCGGGATCTTCGCGCGAGTTCTCGGCCTGGAACGCGTCGGCACCGACCAATCGTTCTTCGACCTGGGCGGCGACTCGTTGCTCGCGATGCGCGCCGTGGCAGCGGTCAACGCCGCCGTGGCCGCGAATCTGTCCGTGCGGGTGTTGTTCGACTCACCGACCGTCGCCGAACTCGCGCCACACGTCAACACGGGAACGGCTCCGCTGCTCTCGCTCACGTCCGTGGTGCGGCCCGAAACGGTACCTTTATCCCTTGCCCAGCAACGCATGTGGAGTGTCATCCAGGTGCAGGGGCCGTCTGCCGTGTTCAACATCCCCTGGGTGCTGGAGTTGCGTGGGCAACTGAACACGCAGGCGCTGGCACAGGCCCTGGCCGATCTGGTGTGTCGCCACGAGCCGTTGCGCACCATCTACCCTGCGGTCGACGGCGTACCGCACCAGGTGGTCGTGCCGGTGGACGAGGCCGAATTCCGCTGGGAGATCATCGATGCCACCAGTTGGGCGCCGGACCGGCTGCGCGAAGTCGTTGCCTCCCAAGCCCGCCACACTTTCGACATCGCTACCCAGCTGCCCCTGTCGGCGCGCCTCTATCGGCGGGCCGACGACGACCACGTGCTGGCTCTGGTGCTGCACCACATCGGCGTTGACGGCTGGTCACTGGCCCCGCTGGCGGCCGATCTGAGCGAGGCCTACCGCAGTCGAAGCGCCGGGCAGGCCCCGGCCTGGGAGCCGTTGCCCATCCAGTACATCGATTACGCCCTGTGGCAACGGGCATACCTTGGTGATCCGGCGGACGCCGACAGCATGATCGCCGCCGAATTTCGGTATTGGGAAGAGACGCTTGCGGACATGCCCGCGCCGTCCACGCTGTCCCTTGTCGAAACCAGGTCCCTTGTCGAAACCGGGTCCCTTGTCGGCGCCGACGCCGATGCCGGCGCCACCGGGTTCGACAATCACGGCGATACGGTGGACGTGCTGTGGCCGGCGGCGTTGCACCGCAAGGTAACCACGCTGGCGCGTGAGCACCACGCCACCAGCTTCATGGTCGTCCAGGCGGCCCTGACCGTGCTGCTCTCACGCCTGGCCGCCAGCGACGACGTCGTCGTTGGCATCGCGGTGGCCGGGCGAGGCCACCCGATGCTCGATGAGCTGGTCGGCATCTTCGTCAACACCGTGCTGCTGCGCGTCGAGTTGTCCGACGACTCGGATTTCGTGCAGGTGCTGGATCAGGTGCGAACCCGCAGCCTGCAGGCATTCGATCACCAGGACATGCCTTACGGCAGTCTCGTCGACCGGATCAACACGGCACGTTCGTTCCCCCCGGGCCCGTTGACGCAGGTCATGCTGGCCTGGCAGAACAACAAGCCCGCCGAGTTGGTACTCGGTGATTTGGACATCACGGCGATCCCGGTGCATACCGAGACCGCGCGAATGAACTTCTTGTTGTCGCTGGCGGAACACTTCACAGATTCCGGTGCAGCTGCCGGAATCAGCGGGGTCGTTGAGTATCGCACCTCGGTGTTCACCCGGGCGGCCGTGGACAGCATCATCGAACGGTTGCAGAAACTCTTGACGGTGGTGACCGCCGACCCACGGCGGCCGTTGCCGTCGATCCTCGAACTCGACCAGCCGCTGTGA
- a CDS encoding ABC transporter permease translates to MAIDHARSAPRTRHRAAQRDSALPSPLRIGLSRVVPELKMFYRRPEQVALTFSMPAVICILLGSIFSAKLPDSDTSTGAVIAASMLAYGILSTSFINLGISIAADRDTGALRRLRGTPTTASSYFIGKILLVAVASLAEAVVLLSVGVLIFKLRLPTTVFGWFTLTWVFVLGIISCSLLGIFISNFASNAVSAAVLTNGPAVGLQFLSGTYVPLMVLPAWMLTIGSIFPVKWMAQGFRSVLLPSNMVIFEPAGSWEHWNTFFVLTAWSVGGLIACLAVFRWSDKS, encoded by the coding sequence ATGGCCATCGACCACGCCAGAAGCGCCCCACGTACCAGACACCGCGCGGCTCAGCGCGATTCAGCGCTGCCGTCGCCGCTGCGCATCGGGCTGTCGCGGGTCGTCCCCGAGCTGAAGATGTTCTACCGCCGCCCCGAGCAGGTGGCGCTGACGTTCTCCATGCCGGCTGTCATCTGCATCCTGCTGGGTTCGATCTTCTCCGCGAAACTTCCCGACAGCGACACCAGCACCGGCGCGGTGATCGCGGCAAGCATGCTCGCCTACGGCATTCTCTCGACATCGTTCATCAATCTGGGCATCAGCATCGCCGCCGACCGTGACACCGGCGCCCTTCGACGACTGCGCGGGACGCCCACGACGGCATCCTCGTACTTCATCGGAAAAATTCTGCTGGTCGCCGTCGCCAGCCTCGCGGAGGCCGTGGTCCTGCTCTCGGTCGGCGTGCTGATCTTCAAATTGCGGCTGCCGACAACCGTATTCGGGTGGTTCACGCTGACGTGGGTGTTCGTGCTGGGGATCATCAGTTGCTCGTTGCTGGGCATCTTCATCAGCAACTTCGCGAGCAACGCGGTGTCGGCGGCCGTTCTGACCAACGGCCCGGCGGTGGGATTGCAATTTCTGTCCGGCACCTATGTTCCGCTGATGGTGTTGCCGGCCTGGATGCTGACGATCGGCTCCATCTTTCCGGTGAAATGGATGGCGCAGGGATTCCGATCGGTGCTGCTGCCGTCGAACATGGTCATCTTCGAACCGGCCGGCAGCTGGGAGCACTGGAACACATTCTTCGTCCTGACGGCATGGAGCGTCGGCGGGTTGATCGCCTGCCTTGCCGTCTTCCGGTGGTCCGACAAGAGCTGA
- a CDS encoding ABC transporter ATP-binding protein encodes MIDAERPPAVYVRGLSKAYGQIHAVRELDLDVGYGEIVAILGPNGAGKSTTIEILEGHRKRDSGDVRVLGEDPGTAGRSWRAKIGIVLQEASDFGMLTVSETMHMFAKCYGEARIPQEVLDLVGLGKVSGSKVRTLSGGQRRRLDVALGIIAEPQVLFLDEPTTGFDPEARRQFWDLIRLLAADGTTILLTTHYLEEAAALADRVAVIADGRVVAVDSPAKLTGYVNTAATVRWLEGDRVHVEETDHPTDLIRERSKDGTELTQLTVTRPTLEDAYLQLIGRA; translated from the coding sequence GTGATTGACGCGGAGCGGCCGCCTGCGGTGTACGTCCGCGGTTTGTCCAAGGCATACGGTCAGATCCACGCGGTGCGCGAGCTCGACCTCGACGTCGGGTACGGCGAGATCGTCGCAATCCTCGGGCCCAACGGCGCGGGCAAGTCGACCACCATCGAAATCCTCGAAGGGCATCGCAAACGCGACTCCGGTGACGTACGCGTACTCGGTGAAGATCCCGGCACCGCGGGCAGGTCCTGGCGCGCGAAGATCGGCATCGTGCTGCAGGAGGCCAGCGACTTCGGCATGCTCACGGTGTCCGAAACCATGCATATGTTCGCGAAATGCTATGGGGAGGCACGCATTCCGCAAGAGGTGCTCGACCTGGTCGGGCTCGGCAAGGTGTCCGGCTCCAAGGTGCGCACCTTGTCCGGCGGGCAGCGCCGCCGGCTCGACGTCGCTCTGGGCATCATCGCCGAACCTCAGGTGCTGTTCCTCGACGAACCGACGACCGGATTCGACCCGGAAGCCCGGCGCCAGTTCTGGGATCTCATCAGGCTGTTGGCGGCCGACGGCACGACCATTCTGCTCACTACCCACTACCTGGAGGAAGCCGCCGCACTGGCCGACCGCGTGGCCGTCATCGCCGACGGCAGGGTGGTCGCAGTCGACTCGCCGGCAAAGTTGACCGGATATGTGAACACGGCGGCGACGGTGCGGTGGTTGGAAGGCGACCGGGTCCACGTGGAGGAGACCGATCACCCGACGGATTTGATCCGCGAGCGGTCCAAGGATGGGACGGAATTGACTCAGCTGACCGTGACCCGGCCAACGCTCGAAGACGCTTACCTGCAGCTGATCGGTCGCGCCTGA